The following coding sequences lie in one Rutidosis leptorrhynchoides isolate AG116_Rl617_1_P2 chromosome 6, CSIRO_AGI_Rlap_v1, whole genome shotgun sequence genomic window:
- the LOC139855145 gene encoding PRA1 family protein D-like translates to MTTPSTPSSPSTAAQIRHSLRPWFPDFISVSSLSFPTSFPQLSSRFQKNLHSFPANYLLIVLLIFLLTLIPNHLFTLIILLIIIAISTYLIFGRSEPLIVFDFEINERLIGIAVSVVTVLALALTSGIWWNVILSVSIAAGFICLHAILRTSDNDMESPYAAVLSMIDEDEEHAQGPYTLV, encoded by the coding sequence ATGACGACACCATCAACGCCTTCATCACCATCAACCGCCGCCCAAATCCGCCATTCTCTCCGTCCATGGTTCCCCGACTTCATCTCCGTCTCTTCCCTCTCCTTCCCAACCTCATTTCCCCAACTCTCCAGCCGTTTCCAAAAAAATCTCCACTCATTTCCCGCCAATTACCTTTTAATCGTCTTACTAATCTTCCTACTAACCCTAATTCCGAATCATCTTTTCACATTAATAATTCTCCTTATCATTATCGCTATCTCAACTTACCTCATTTTCGGCCGAAGCGAACCGTTAATCGTTTTCGATTTTGAAATAAATGAACGGTTGATTGGGATTGCGGTGTCCGTGGTTACTGTATTAGCCCTAGCTCTGACTAGTGGTATTTGGTGGAATGTGATTTTGTCTGTATCAATTGCTGCAGGTTTTATATGTTTGCACGCAATATTAAGGACATCTGATAATGATATGGAGTCGCCGTATGCTGCGGTGTTGTCGATGATCGATGAAGATGAAGAACATGCGCAGGGACCGTATACACTCGTGTGA